The Pontiella agarivorans genome window below encodes:
- a CDS encoding monomeric [FeFe] hydrogenase: MFHDNKANRLRKEILARVARAFFADQPADTINRIPISMRLKGARNASRCCIYKDRAVLKYRTMAALGYSVENETDELKPISAYFENALRRTEAADPVLTVIDVACSACVTTQYSATNACKGCLARSCETVCPKKAIEFREGKAWLNPEKCVNCGLCMKACPYHAIIHIPIPCEEACPVGAITKDPETGRELIDRTKCTYCGKCLRECPFAAITDLSQMIDVLKALQSRHAVAMIAPSVAGQLPGTLPQLITALKTIGFSDVVEVAAGADQTALHESAEWLERTTGGEAFMTTSCCPAYIETVEKHLPELKPYVSDTPTPMAYTAANVRKKDPEAITVFIGPCIAKRVEARKNPDVDFVLTFEELGAMLVGAEVDVLECEAASFSAEPSREGRGFAASRGVTKAVEAALPDCRRLMKPVQVDGIDRKSLLRMKQWSSGTCPGNFVEVMSCEGGCIAGPGTIGNPRIALKELARLCDESPTMTDRRTDEPVSI; this comes from the coding sequence ATGTTCCACGACAACAAGGCCAACCGCCTCCGAAAAGAAATTCTGGCTCGCGTTGCCCGGGCTTTTTTTGCCGACCAGCCCGCCGACACCATTAACCGCATCCCGATCAGCATGCGGCTGAAAGGGGCCCGGAATGCCTCCCGTTGCTGCATCTATAAAGATCGCGCCGTCCTGAAATACCGCACCATGGCCGCTCTCGGCTACAGCGTGGAAAATGAAACGGATGAACTGAAACCGATTAGCGCCTATTTTGAAAATGCCCTGCGGCGTACAGAAGCCGCCGACCCGGTACTGACCGTCATCGATGTCGCCTGCAGCGCGTGCGTGACCACGCAGTATTCCGCCACCAATGCCTGCAAAGGCTGCCTTGCACGCTCCTGCGAAACCGTCTGCCCCAAAAAAGCCATCGAGTTTCGCGAAGGCAAAGCCTGGCTCAATCCCGAAAAATGCGTGAACTGCGGACTCTGCATGAAAGCATGTCCCTATCATGCCATCATTCACATTCCCATTCCATGCGAAGAAGCCTGCCCTGTCGGTGCCATTACCAAAGATCCTGAAACCGGTCGGGAACTGATCGACCGCACCAAATGCACGTATTGCGGAAAATGCCTGCGCGAATGTCCCTTTGCCGCCATCACCGACCTCTCCCAGATGATTGATGTGCTCAAGGCGCTTCAAAGCCGTCATGCCGTCGCCATGATTGCGCCGTCGGTTGCCGGCCAGCTGCCCGGCACACTGCCGCAACTCATTACCGCACTCAAAACCATCGGTTTTTCCGATGTGGTGGAAGTGGCCGCCGGCGCTGATCAAACCGCGCTGCATGAAAGTGCGGAATGGCTCGAAAGAACAACGGGCGGCGAAGCGTTCATGACCACCTCCTGCTGTCCGGCCTATATTGAAACCGTGGAAAAACATCTCCCGGAGCTTAAACCCTATGTTTCGGACACCCCCACTCCGATGGCCTACACCGCCGCCAATGTCCGGAAAAAAGATCCCGAGGCAATAACCGTATTCATCGGCCCATGCATCGCAAAACGCGTCGAGGCCCGGAAAAATCCGGACGTCGATTTCGTGCTGACCTTCGAAGAACTCGGGGCCATGCTGGTGGGGGCTGAAGTGGATGTGCTCGAATGCGAAGCGGCCTCCTTTTCGGCCGAGCCTTCTCGTGAAGGACGAGGGTTTGCCGCCAGCCGGGGTGTGACGAAAGCCGTCGAAGCGGCTCTGCCTGACTGCCGGCGGCTCATGAAACCGGTGCAGGTGGATGGAATAGACCGAAAGAGCCTGCTCCGAATGAAACAATGGAGCTCCGGAACCTGCCCCGGTAATTTTGTGGAAGTGATGTCGTGTGAAGGCGGCTGTATTGCCGGCCCCGGAACCATCGGAAATCCGCGAATCGCCCTTAAGGAACTCGCCAGACTGTGCGATGAAAGCCCAACGATGACCGACCGCCGAACGGACGAACCTGTTTCGATATAA
- a CDS encoding redox-sensing transcriptional repressor Rex, which translates to MSQMERKTAGVPTLKRLPLYLRLLRKMKESGEEYASGTVVAKELGLDPIVVRKDLAITGAVGRPRLGFPMDEIISAIEEFLGWSNTSDAFLIGVGSMGTALLGYKGFEQHGMRIVAAFDNNPAIIGTEVHGKTVLDIAKMPELARRMHVQIGILTVTASVAQGVADKMIEGGIRAIWNFTPTSLDVPAHVILQREELASSLAVLSHRLLVESSNI; encoded by the coding sequence ATGAGTCAAATGGAACGAAAAACTGCAGGCGTGCCGACCCTGAAACGCCTGCCGCTCTATTTACGGTTACTACGGAAAATGAAAGAAAGCGGGGAGGAATATGCCTCCGGCACGGTCGTCGCCAAAGAGCTGGGACTCGATCCGATCGTAGTCCGCAAAGACCTGGCCATTACCGGTGCCGTCGGCCGCCCGCGGCTGGGCTTCCCGATGGATGAAATCATCTCCGCCATTGAAGAGTTTCTGGGCTGGTCCAACACTTCCGATGCCTTTCTGATCGGCGTCGGCAGCATGGGCACCGCCCTGCTCGGTTACAAAGGATTTGAACAGCACGGTATGCGGATCGTTGCCGCATTCGACAACAATCCCGCCATCATCGGCACCGAAGTACACGGAAAAACCGTACTCGATATTGCAAAAATGCCGGAGCTCGCCCGCCGGATGCATGTACAGATCGGAATCCTGACCGTCACCGCTTCAGTGGCGCAGGGTGTGGCCGATAAAATGATCGAAGGCGGCATCCGCGCCATCTGGAACTTCACCCCTACCAGCCTCGACGTTCCCGCCCACGTCATCCTTCAGCGCGAAGAACTCGCCTCCTCACTCGCCGTCCTCTCCCACCGCCTGCTGGTGGAAAGCAGCAACATCTGA
- a CDS encoding SpoIIE family protein phosphatase, which produces MKNLFTELEFYQVRKASEHTAGDAFMVQKDPESHRLLAVLSDGLGSGVKANILANMTASMAIKFADSYTDFVHYAQIIMNSLPVCRVRRIAYATFTVIDCHPDGFVQIVEQGNPPFILLRNGKAVKVPCREFAGDQDDYRKLRVSRFTAQPEDRIIFFSDGVTEAGMGSPKYPLGWRLSGCTAYTEEQVQNDTSISARRLARSIVQAALQLETGYQACDDITSGVLYFRTPRRTLLASGPPFSEKKDREYAEIIRRFDGTKIVSGGTSADIVARELKREIQTDLFRFKRSSLPPVSTLDGIDLVTEGILTLTEVLNLLEKKKRPVQQNAATLLCEHLLNSDLIHLLVGTRINQAHQDPSLPMELEIRRSLLRRIATVLEEHYLKEVTLEFI; this is translated from the coding sequence ATGAAAAATCTCTTCACAGAACTGGAATTCTATCAGGTGCGCAAAGCCTCGGAACATACTGCAGGCGATGCATTCATGGTGCAGAAAGATCCGGAGAGTCACCGCCTGCTGGCCGTGCTGTCCGACGGGCTCGGCAGTGGCGTAAAGGCGAATATCCTCGCCAACATGACGGCGAGCATGGCTATTAAGTTTGCGGATTCCTATACGGACTTTGTCCATTACGCCCAGATCATCATGAACTCGCTGCCGGTCTGCCGGGTCCGGCGTATTGCTTACGCCACGTTTACGGTGATCGACTGCCATCCGGACGGTTTCGTACAGATTGTTGAGCAGGGCAACCCCCCGTTTATCCTGCTTCGAAACGGAAAAGCGGTTAAGGTGCCATGCCGTGAATTTGCAGGCGATCAGGATGATTACCGAAAGCTGCGCGTCAGCCGCTTCACTGCACAGCCGGAGGACCGTATCATTTTTTTCAGCGACGGTGTGACTGAAGCCGGCATGGGCTCCCCAAAGTATCCGCTGGGCTGGCGGCTCAGCGGCTGCACAGCGTATACCGAAGAGCAGGTTCAGAACGACACATCAATTTCCGCCCGCCGGCTTGCCCGCTCCATTGTACAGGCCGCCCTCCAGCTCGAAACCGGATACCAGGCCTGCGATGACATTACTTCGGGCGTGCTTTATTTCCGGACTCCGCGCAGAACCCTGCTCGCCTCGGGCCCGCCGTTCTCGGAAAAAAAAGACCGGGAATATGCCGAAATCATCCGCCGGTTCGACGGCACCAAAATCGTCAGCGGCGGGACCTCAGCAGATATTGTTGCGCGCGAACTGAAGCGCGAAATCCAAACCGACCTCTTCCGCTTTAAACGTTCGTCCCTGCCCCCGGTTTCAACACTGGACGGTATCGACCTCGTGACGGAAGGCATTCTTACCCTGACCGAAGTTCTGAACCTGCTGGAGAAAAAAAAGAGGCCGGTTCAACAGAATGCCGCCACATTGCTCTGCGAACACCTGCTCAACTCCGACCTCATCCACCTGCTCGTCGGCACCCGGATCAACCAGGCCCATCAGGATCCCAGCCTCCCGATGGAACTGGAAATCCGGCGCAGCCTGCTGCGGCGCATCGCAACGGTTCTGGAAGAGCATTACCTGAAAGAAGTAACCCTGGAGTTCATATGA
- the rfbC gene encoding dTDP-4-dehydrorhamnose 3,5-epimerase — protein sequence MIFKEAPLKDAWIIRQSPIGDDRGYFARAFCEKEFAEHGIPTGFVQVNTSFSKDVGTLRGLHWQTAPAPEPKFMRCTRGAIYDIMVDMRPESPTYLQHFGIELTPENQTMVYVPAFFAHGFLTLEPDSQSLYMVGGYYTPECERGVRYNDPKLGIKLPIEPNVVSEKDLSWPLL from the coding sequence ATGATTTTTAAAGAAGCTCCTCTGAAGGATGCATGGATTATCAGACAGAGTCCGATCGGTGATGACCGGGGATATTTTGCCCGCGCGTTTTGTGAAAAGGAGTTTGCGGAACATGGAATTCCTACGGGGTTCGTGCAGGTGAATACCTCATTCAGTAAAGATGTCGGTACACTCCGAGGGTTGCACTGGCAGACTGCCCCAGCACCGGAACCTAAATTCATGCGCTGCACCCGCGGGGCGATTTACGACATCATGGTGGATATGCGCCCGGAATCGCCGACGTATCTCCAGCACTTCGGAATCGAGCTGACGCCGGAGAATCAGACGATGGTTTATGTGCCGGCTTTTTTTGCCCATGGTTTCCTGACGCTGGAACCTGACAGCCAGTCGCTCTACATGGTCGGCGGTTATTATACGCCGGAATGTGAGCGGGGGGTGCGCTATAACGATCCGAAGCTGGGGATCAAATTACCCATTGAACCGAACGTCGTCAGCGAAAAGGATTTAAGCTGGCCTCTGCTGTAG
- a CDS encoding (2Fe-2S) ferredoxin domain-containing protein, with protein MKNSIIICMGSSCFARGNREHLELIENYLHGNGIAAEITFSGCRCRDKCGCGPNIEINGNLHHELDTGTLLDLLEHYFSDALPSP; from the coding sequence ATGAAAAACAGCATCATTATCTGTATGGGCAGTTCATGCTTTGCGCGCGGCAACCGCGAGCATCTGGAACTGATCGAAAACTATCTGCACGGCAACGGCATTGCCGCCGAGATCACTTTTTCAGGCTGCCGTTGCCGCGACAAATGCGGATGCGGACCCAATATTGAAATCAACGGAAACCTTCATCATGAACTCGATACCGGCACCCTGCTCGATCTGCTGGAACACTATTTTTCAGATGCGCTGCCATCGCCATGA
- a CDS encoding [Fe-Fe] hydrogenase large subunit C-terminal domain-containing protein yields the protein MNRQYPIYTEKTDCRDCYKCVRHCPVKAIKIENGHATVIPERCIACGLCVHTCPAGAKKVRNDVARTKNLLQRKDKVIASLAPSYAGEWPDTAPGALAGALKQLGFYAVSETALGAEAVTHSIAESLKHAAPGLHISTACPVVVDHIRKYRPEFTGCLSSLLSPMQAHARLLKAHYGPDTAVVFIGPCIAKKCESDAFDGLTDIALTFQETAEWLDECGIIPEEVEPAVFEPEPAAHGALYPVVGGMNKTLEDYDLPDTELLAMSGIDAILQTLENLDTESLDVPVFLEALACPGGCIGGPQTKARHTLLTGELAIRRNTEMKRPAAPAEAVRHTFSAAPPAPAAASESDLRTALERVGKHKPEDELNCGGCGYETCRTFAAALLQGKAEPDMCLSYLRKQAQKKANALLRCMPSGVVIVDDALRVIECNENFAMLAGEGTRLAYEARPGLEGADLRKILPFFSLFDHVNQTGREYHSDTLRFDDRLLKVSIFPIETGKTVGATLLDVTQTEYRRELIAQKAREVIDKNMAAVQDIACKLGEHMADTEILLRSIADDYADAPESHQSRR from the coding sequence ATGAACCGTCAATATCCCATCTATACTGAAAAGACCGACTGCCGCGACTGCTACAAATGCGTGCGGCACTGTCCGGTCAAAGCCATTAAAATTGAAAACGGACACGCCACGGTGATTCCCGAACGCTGCATTGCCTGCGGCCTCTGCGTACATACCTGCCCGGCAGGGGCGAAAAAGGTAAGAAACGACGTTGCCCGCACCAAAAACCTGCTTCAGCGCAAAGACAAAGTCATAGCATCGCTTGCCCCGTCGTATGCGGGGGAATGGCCGGACACAGCTCCGGGCGCACTTGCCGGTGCCCTCAAGCAGCTTGGATTTTATGCCGTCAGCGAAACCGCGCTCGGGGCCGAAGCGGTAACGCACTCCATCGCGGAATCGCTGAAACACGCTGCGCCGGGGCTGCATATCTCCACCGCCTGCCCGGTGGTCGTAGACCATATCAGAAAATACCGCCCCGAATTTACCGGTTGCCTCTCCTCCCTGCTCAGCCCTATGCAGGCGCATGCCCGGCTGCTGAAAGCGCATTACGGACCGGATACCGCCGTCGTATTTATCGGCCCGTGTATTGCAAAAAAATGTGAAAGCGATGCCTTTGACGGGCTCACCGATATTGCCCTTACATTTCAGGAAACTGCTGAATGGCTGGATGAATGCGGCATTATTCCGGAAGAGGTCGAACCCGCGGTTTTTGAGCCCGAACCGGCCGCACACGGCGCACTCTATCCCGTCGTCGGCGGTATGAACAAAACACTGGAGGATTACGACCTTCCGGACACGGAGCTGCTCGCCATGAGCGGCATTGATGCCATTTTACAAACCCTGGAAAATCTCGATACTGAATCGCTCGATGTACCGGTTTTTCTGGAAGCACTGGCCTGCCCCGGCGGCTGTATCGGCGGTCCGCAGACCAAAGCCCGCCATACCCTGCTCACCGGGGAACTGGCCATCCGCCGCAACACCGAAATGAAGCGCCCGGCCGCACCCGCAGAAGCGGTCCGCCACACCTTTTCCGCCGCTCCGCCGGCTCCGGCCGCCGCGTCGGAATCGGACCTGCGCACCGCACTTGAGCGCGTTGGGAAACATAAACCGGAAGACGAACTGAACTGTGGCGGCTGCGGCTATGAAACCTGCCGGACTTTTGCCGCGGCCCTGCTTCAAGGAAAAGCCGAGCCCGATATGTGTTTGTCCTATCTCCGCAAACAGGCGCAGAAAAAGGCGAATGCCCTCCTGCGCTGCATGCCGTCGGGCGTTGTAATTGTGGACGATGCGCTGCGGGTCATTGAGTGTAACGAAAACTTTGCCATGCTGGCCGGCGAGGGAACCCGGCTGGCTTACGAGGCCCGCCCGGGCCTTGAAGGTGCCGATCTTCGAAAAATTCTGCCCTTCTTCTCCCTGTTTGACCACGTGAACCAAACGGGGCGGGAATACCATTCCGATACCCTGCGATTTGACGACCGGCTCCTTAAAGTGAGCATCTTTCCGATTGAAACCGGAAAAACGGTGGGAGCCACCCTGCTCGATGTAACCCAGACGGAATACCGGCGTGAACTCATTGCCCAGAAAGCCCGTGAGGTGATTGATAAAAATATGGCCGCAGTACAGGACATTGCCTGCAAACTCGGCGAACACATGGCCGATACCGAAATTCTCTTGCGCTCCATTGCGGACGACTACGCCGACGCTCCGGAATCCCACCAATCCCGCCGATGA
- the pflA gene encoding pyruvate formate-lyase-activating protein, translated as MTLQEAREVRGRISTFESCGTVDGPGLRTVVFMQGCPLRCLYCHNPETWEFGGGDECTAGEVFDEISKYRNFWKTSGGGVTFSGGEPMSRPRFLEALLMLCREEGIHTVVDTSGFTLITETVRRIVELTDLFLLDIKSVNANMHQIITGESNKNTMAFAEYLASVAKPVWMRYVIVPRLNDRVHCLEKMAKWARAQGNIEKVELLPFHKMGEWKWKKYELPYRLSETWEPGAEEVKQYADIFRAEGLVVD; from the coding sequence ATGACGTTACAGGAAGCCAGAGAAGTTCGCGGGCGTATCAGCACTTTTGAAAGCTGCGGGACGGTAGACGGTCCGGGGCTGCGTACCGTGGTGTTTATGCAGGGCTGTCCGTTGCGCTGTCTCTATTGTCATAATCCGGAAACCTGGGAATTCGGCGGCGGCGATGAATGTACGGCCGGTGAGGTTTTCGACGAAATCAGCAAATATCGTAATTTCTGGAAAACATCCGGCGGCGGCGTCACTTTTTCCGGAGGAGAGCCGATGAGCCGGCCGCGGTTTCTGGAAGCCCTGCTGATGCTTTGCCGGGAAGAGGGGATTCACACGGTGGTCGACACCAGCGGTTTCACACTGATTACCGAGACCGTCAGACGGATCGTTGAGCTGACCGACCTTTTTCTGCTGGATATCAAAAGCGTGAATGCCAACATGCATCAGATCATTACCGGGGAATCGAATAAAAACACCATGGCATTTGCTGAATACCTGGCGTCGGTCGCGAAACCGGTCTGGATGCGCTACGTCATCGTTCCGCGTCTCAATGATCGTGTCCACTGTCTGGAAAAAATGGCGAAATGGGCCAGGGCACAGGGCAACATCGAAAAAGTTGAACTGCTTCCGTTTCATAAGATGGGGGAGTGGAAGTGGAAAAAGTATGAACTTCCATACCGTCTTTCCGAAACCTGGGAGCCGGGGGCTGAAGAGGTGAAGCAATATGCCGATATTTTCCGCGCCGAAGGTCTGGTGGTAGACTAG
- the pflB gene encoding formate C-acetyltransferase, translating into MDKAWDGFQGTIWKEKVDVRDFIQANYTPYEGDGSFLAPATDATSSLWTQVSDLMKEELSKGILDADSDRPSTIISHGAGFIDQSLEKIVGLQTDKPLKRGIMPNGGRRMVEMGLDAYGYHFDDQVNEFYKKFRKTHNDGVFDAYTPEMRAARSAGIVTGLPDAYGRGRIIGDYRRAALYGVDFLIKDKLAQKAETDLGAMTEEVIREREELSEQLRALEELKAMAETYGFDISRPASTAQEAIQWTYLAYLAATKEQNGAAMSLGRVSTFLDIYIERDLANGVITETEAQEFIDHFVMKLRMIRFLRTPAYDELFSGDPTWVTESIGGMGTDGRPLCTKSSMRFLHTVYNLGPAPEPNLTVLWSEKLPSNFKDFCAKVSIDTSTIQYENDDLMRPKFGDDYGIACCVSAMPIGKQMQFFGARCNLAKALLYAINGGVDDKSGKQVGPDFGKVESDYLDYDEVMEKFKKTQAWLAGLYLNTLNVIHYMHDKYAYERIQMALHDRKVHRTLAGGIAGLSVVADAFSAMKHAKVKVIRNEEGIATDYEVEGDYPAYGNNDDRVDSIACELVEGFMAELRKHPTYRNSEPTMSILTITSNVVYGKKTGNTPDGRKAGEPFAPGANPMHGRDVKGSVASMASVAKLPYDDAEDGISYTFSIVPKALGKTDETRVQNLSGLIDGYFLETGQHINVNVFDREMLEDAMEKPELYPQLTIRVSGYAVNFTRLTREQQLDVINRTFHERM; encoded by the coding sequence ATGGACAAAGCGTGGGACGGTTTTCAGGGGACGATCTGGAAAGAAAAAGTGGATGTGCGGGATTTTATTCAGGCGAACTATACGCCTTATGAGGGCGACGGCTCTTTCCTGGCTCCGGCGACGGACGCGACGTCCAGCCTTTGGACGCAGGTTTCCGACCTGATGAAAGAAGAGCTGAGCAAAGGTATTCTGGATGCGGATAGCGATCGTCCTTCCACGATTATCTCCCATGGCGCGGGTTTCATTGATCAGTCGCTGGAAAAAATTGTAGGCCTGCAGACGGATAAACCGCTGAAACGGGGGATTATGCCGAACGGCGGTCGTCGTATGGTGGAGATGGGGCTCGATGCTTACGGATACCACTTTGATGATCAGGTTAATGAGTTTTATAAGAAGTTCCGGAAAACACACAATGATGGTGTGTTTGATGCCTATACGCCGGAAATGCGCGCAGCGCGGTCGGCCGGAATTGTGACGGGTCTGCCGGATGCGTATGGCCGCGGCCGGATCATCGGCGATTATCGCCGCGCAGCCCTGTATGGTGTCGATTTTCTGATCAAAGATAAGCTGGCCCAGAAAGCCGAAACCGATCTCGGTGCAATGACCGAAGAGGTGATCCGCGAGCGGGAGGAACTGTCTGAGCAGCTGCGGGCTTTGGAAGAGCTCAAAGCGATGGCCGAAACGTATGGTTTTGATATTTCGCGTCCGGCATCAACGGCGCAGGAAGCAATTCAGTGGACCTATCTGGCTTATCTGGCGGCAACCAAGGAGCAGAACGGTGCGGCGATGTCGCTCGGCCGCGTTTCCACGTTCCTGGATATTTACATTGAACGTGATCTCGCGAACGGCGTGATTACAGAAACTGAAGCGCAGGAGTTTATTGATCACTTTGTTATGAAGCTCCGCATGATTCGTTTTCTCCGTACGCCGGCTTACGATGAGCTCTTTTCCGGTGATCCCACCTGGGTGACGGAATCCATCGGAGGAATGGGCACGGACGGCCGTCCGCTCTGCACCAAAAGCAGTATGCGTTTTCTGCATACGGTCTACAATCTGGGTCCGGCGCCGGAACCGAATCTGACGGTGCTGTGGTCTGAAAAACTGCCGTCGAATTTCAAGGATTTCTGCGCGAAGGTCTCTATTGATACCAGCACGATTCAGTATGAAAATGATGATCTGATGCGTCCGAAATTCGGTGATGACTATGGAATCGCCTGTTGTGTTTCGGCGATGCCGATCGGCAAACAGATGCAGTTTTTCGGTGCGCGCTGTAATCTGGCGAAGGCGTTGCTGTATGCGATCAACGGTGGTGTTGATGATAAGAGCGGAAAACAGGTGGGGCCGGACTTCGGCAAAGTTGAATCTGACTACCTCGATTACGATGAAGTGATGGAGAAATTTAAAAAGACGCAGGCCTGGCTCGCGGGGCTCTATCTCAACACGCTGAATGTTATTCACTACATGCACGACAAATATGCCTATGAGCGCATTCAGATGGCGTTGCATGACCGCAAGGTGCACCGTACGCTCGCCGGCGGAATTGCCGGGCTTTCGGTGGTGGCCGATGCCTTTTCCGCCATGAAGCATGCTAAAGTTAAAGTGATCCGTAATGAAGAGGGGATTGCGACCGACTATGAGGTCGAAGGCGATTATCCGGCTTATGGCAATAACGACGACCGCGTGGATTCTATCGCCTGCGAACTGGTTGAAGGCTTCATGGCTGAGCTTCGCAAACATCCGACCTACCGGAATTCCGAGCCGACGATGTCGATTCTTACGATTACATCAAATGTGGTGTACGGCAAAAAAACCGGAAATACGCCGGATGGACGTAAGGCGGGCGAACCGTTTGCTCCGGGGGCGAATCCGATGCACGGGCGGGATGTGAAAGGATCGGTTGCTTCGATGGCTTCCGTGGCAAAACTGCCGTATGATGATGCGGAAGACGGGATTTCCTATACCTTCTCCATTGTTCCGAAAGCATTGGGAAAAACCGATGAAACGCGGGTGCAGAATCTGTCGGGACTGATCGACGGCTATTTCCTGGAAACTGGACAGCATATCAACGTCAACGTATTCGACCGCGAAATGCTTGAAGATGCCATGGAAAAACCGGAGCTCTACCCCCAGCTCACCATTCGTGTTTCCGGCTATGCCGTGAACTTTACGCGTTTGACCCGCGAGCAGCAGCTTGATGTGATCAACCGCACCTTCCACGAACGGATGTAG
- a CDS encoding NAD(P)H-dependent oxidoreductase subunit E, whose amino-acid sequence MKTVNVSICTGTACHLMGGAHLLTFDEMLDPVTAGHVTLTGSHCLGLCGDEKNGKAPFARVNDRIISDATLNKLLRAVREEIGLESD is encoded by the coding sequence ATGAAAACCGTGAATGTTTCGATCTGTACCGGCACCGCCTGCCATCTGATGGGCGGGGCCCACCTGCTGACTTTTGATGAAATGCTTGATCCGGTGACGGCCGGCCACGTCACTCTGACCGGTTCCCACTGTCTGGGCCTCTGCGGCGATGAAAAAAACGGAAAAGCTCCGTTTGCCCGCGTGAACGACCGTATAATTTCCGATGCAACGCTGAACAAACTGCTCCGCGCCGTGCGTGAAGAAATTGGACTGGAGTCGGACTAA